In the genome of Chiloscyllium plagiosum isolate BGI_BamShark_2017 chromosome 22, ASM401019v2, whole genome shotgun sequence, one region contains:
- the LOC122561243 gene encoding nanos homolog 1-like has protein sequence METFGSIDKQLRLENHSSPVDYLHQRYASTYENTFNSWNDYLGLSTLVGKAVSKGGKSGLHPARELKLQSRAPCISHSLELRGLGFCSHHDALLGSELEGSFSPFSAYPAAGEPLPHQQQRLEREQGGDSSWNRVDVIMMENRSHLQLAHYQQQPLPPAPPPPPPAAAVHRTSRAKAELQICVFCRNNNESVTLYTTHILKSPDGRVLCPILRRYTCPLCGANGDNAHTIKYCPLSKLQPSIPKVKTRNCVSKRAR, from the coding sequence ATGGAAACTTTCGGGTCAATAGACAAGCAGCTTCGACTGGAGAATCACAGCAGCCCAGTGGATTATTTGCACCAGAGGTACGCCAGTACTTACGAAAATACTTTCAACTCGTGGAATGATTACTTGGGGTTGAGCACTCTGGTGGGGAAGGCTGTGAGTAAGGGGGGGAAGAGCGGACTGCACCCGGCCAGGGAACTGAAGCTGCAGTCCCGGGCACCGTGTATCAGCCACTCCCTGGAGCTGCGGGGGCTAGGGTTCTGCTCCCACCACGACGCGCTGCTCGGCTCCGAGTTGGAAGGCAGCTTCAGCCCTTTCTCGGCTTACCCTGCGGCTGGGGAGCCCCTACCCCATCAGCAGCAGCGCCTGGAGCGGGAGCAAGGGGGCGACTCGTCCTGGAACCGAGTAGATGTGATCATGATGGAGAACAGGAGCCACCtgcaacttgcccactaccagcagcagcctctccctccagctcctccaccaccacctccggCTGCTGCTGTCCACAGAACCTCCAGGGCTAAGGCCGAGCTGCAGATCTGCGTCTTCTGCAGGAACAACAACGAGTCGGTCACCTTGTACACCACCCACATCCTGAAGAGCCCTGATGGCAGGGTGCTCTGCCCCATCTTGAGGCGGTACACTTGCCCCTTGTGTGGTGCCAACGGGGACAACGCGCACACCATCAAATACTGCCCACTCTCCAAGCTACAGCCCAGTATCCCAAAGGTGAAGACTAGAAACTGCGTTAGCAAGAGGGCCCGTTAA